The Polynucleobacter necessarius genome has a window encoding:
- a CDS encoding MFS transporter — protein MFKTLFSLPRTVWLIGLISFVNDAASEMLYPLMPLYLATVLMAGPKALGLIEGIAEATSSIFKLVSGVIVDRTRKTKPWIVIGYFLAGIGRPLIAIASSWAWVLCIRFTDRLGKGLRSSPRDALLAESVGPNQRGITFGLHRPMDNAGAVFGPLIAAYIVDASPIEGYLPMGGCPRSHRRSSSALP, from the coding sequence ATGTTTAAGACTTTATTTTCTCTTCCTCGAACTGTGTGGCTCATCGGCCTGATTAGTTTTGTTAATGACGCTGCAAGTGAAATGCTGTATCCCTTGATGCCGCTCTATCTCGCCACTGTATTGATGGCGGGGCCTAAGGCGCTAGGTCTGATTGAGGGGATTGCAGAGGCTACCTCAAGTATCTTTAAATTGGTTTCTGGTGTGATTGTGGATCGCACCAGAAAGACGAAGCCCTGGATTGTGATCGGCTATTTCCTGGCGGGGATTGGCCGACCCTTAATTGCGATTGCAAGTTCTTGGGCATGGGTCTTGTGTATTCGATTTACTGATCGTCTTGGCAAGGGTTTGAGAAGTTCCCCACGGGATGCATTGTTGGCCGAGAGTGTTGGGCCCAACCAGCGAGGCATTACCTTTGGATTGCATCGGCCCATGGATAACGCGGGTGCAGTCTTTGGGCCATTAATAGCAGCGTATATTGTGGATGCAAGTCCCATTGAGGGATATCTTCCTATGGGCGGTTGTCCCCGGAGTCATCGCCGTAGTTCTAGCGCTTTGCCTTAA
- a CDS encoding MFS transporter translates to MRDIFLWAVVPGVIAVVLALCLKEPVREKVTVKPFSWSLEGLPSQFKRYILVAGIFALANSSDMFLLLRARELGVPQEQIPLLWAAISLSTTVFGTPLSALSDRFSRKNFILIAWAAFAFFYIAMSFAGITLWMLCGLFAIYGLFKAATEGVEKALVADLALKGMAGTAFGWFNLVSGLMLLPASLIFGWLYESFNPSYAFLFSGSCACLAFLLLAFWVFRAPETQNPR, encoded by the coding sequence TTGAGGGATATCTTCCTATGGGCGGTTGTCCCCGGAGTCATCGCCGTAGTTCTAGCGCTTTGCCTTAAAGAGCCTGTTCGCGAAAAAGTGACTGTCAAACCTTTTTCATGGTCTCTCGAAGGTCTTCCATCACAATTTAAGCGCTATATTTTGGTCGCTGGTATTTTTGCCCTAGCAAATTCATCGGACATGTTTTTATTGCTGAGGGCCAGAGAGCTCGGCGTTCCTCAAGAGCAGATCCCTCTTTTATGGGCTGCTATTTCTTTAAGCACAACTGTTTTTGGAACGCCGCTATCGGCTCTCTCAGATCGATTTAGCCGTAAGAACTTTATCCTCATTGCATGGGCTGCTTTTGCATTTTTTTATATTGCTATGAGTTTTGCTGGCATCACACTCTGGATGCTTTGTGGGCTATTTGCTATCTATGGACTATTTAAGGCGGCTACTGAAGGGGTAGAGAAGGCGCTAGTAGCAGACCTTGCTCTTAAAGGCATGGCGGGAACTGCCTTTGGTTGGTTTAATCTGGTTTCGGGCTTGATGTTGCTACCAGCCTCATTAATATTTGGTTGGCTTTATGAATCCTTCAATCCCAGTTACGCATTTTTATTCTCAGGCTCTTGTGCTTGCTTAGCCTTTCTCTTGCTGGCATTTTGGGTTTTCAGGGCCCCAGAAACACAAAACCCCAGATAA